The Deinococcus detaillensis DNA window GGAATGGACAAGTTGACCGAACTGCCACTGGCCAACACGTTGGTGGTGGTGCAGGTCAGGAGCTGCGCTTCGTTGGGATTGGGCGCATACCCGACGCCCTGTTCCGCTTCACCGCTGTAAGTGCAAGTCCAGCCCGCCGCAGGCGAGAAGCCGCTGGGCAGCGCCGCGCCGATGCCGACGGGCAACTGATCCTTGACCGTAATGACGCCGCTGGTGGGAGCAGAACCCGCCGCGTTGGAAACTTTGATGTTGTACAACCCGGCCTGCAAAACTTGGAAGGTAGCCGGGATGTGGGTTTTGGTGATGCTCAGCGCCGCCACTGGCAGCGGGCAGGTCAGCTTAATGTCGTCGAGCTTGAGGACATTGAGGTCGGCGGTGGTGCCGTCTTTGAGGGTGTAGAGGCGAATAATCACTTTATTGCTGGGCGAAACGAAGCTGGGCACGCTTTGTTTGGTGTAGTCGGTGGTGGCCAGCGCTCCGTTGTACGTCTGGAGCAGGGTGTTGGTAACACCATCATAAAAGCGGTACTGGATTTGGGTCGCGGTGTTGGAGTGGCTGCGGACATAGTTTTCGTAGCTGATGGTCGAACCGGCAGGCACCGTAATCTGGCTTTCGTAGAGCAGGCCGGGAATGGTCAGGTTGCCGCCGTTCTTGTTCTCGAAATTGGCGATGTTGTAATACAGGGCACTGCCACCGTTGCCGGTATGGTCAATTTGGTTCCATACGGTGTAGGTGCCGTCGGTGTTGGTCACGGTGTTCGCATCAGACAAGTAGCGGTGATTACGAACTTCCACGAGCGGGCCGCCGCTGTTGAAGGTCTGGAGATACGGCGCTGCGGTTGTGCAGGTTCCGGAATCAGGCACCGGCACCGTCGGGTTGGTGATTTTCACTGTGGCTTGATCGGTGTTGTTAGTGAGATCGGTTTCGGGTGTGGGCGTGGCGACTTTGGCCACGTTGGTCAAGCTCTGTCCAGCGCTGACCACATCTGCCGAAACCGAAACGCTGTAGACCTGCTTGGCATTGGGAGCCAGACTCGCCACAGTGGGCCAAGTCACGGTGCGGCTCGGAGCGTTGTAGGTGCCGCCGTTATCAGCTGAAACAAAATTCAGTCCAGCAGGCAGCGTATCTGTCGTGACCACGTTGAGCGCCGTACCTTGGCTGACGTTGCTGCTGGTCACGGTGAAGCTAAAGACCTCGCCCACATTGGCCGTCGCGGGGCCGGTTTTCTCCACTTTGAGATCAAGGGTCGCCGGAACTGGGCAGGTCACTTTGATGTCATCAAGCTTCACGACGTTGGCGTCAGCACTGGTGCCATCTTTGAGTGTGTAGATTCGGAGAACGACTTTATCGCTGGGCGAAACGAATCCGTCGACAATCTGTCTGGTGTAATCGGTGGTGACCACCGCGCCGTTTACACTCTTGAGCAGCGAGCCGCTGACCCCGTCATAGAAGCGGTACTGCAACTGCGTGGCGCTGTTCGAATGGCTGCGGACATAATTCTCGTAACCAATCGTTGAACCCGCCGGAACAGTGATTCGGCTCTCATAGATCAGACCGGGAGTGCTGAGGTTGCCGCCGTTTTTGTTCTCAAAATTGGCGACGTTGTAGTACAGACCGTAGCCATTGTTTCCGCTATGGTCGATCTGGTTCCACAGGGTGTACGTTCCGGTGGTGCTCGTCACCGTATCGGCATTGCTCAGGTAATCATGGTTCCGAGCTTCAGCCAGCGGGCCAGACCTGTTAAAGCTCTGGATATAGGGCGTGCTCACCGTGCAGGTGCCGGAATCGGGAATGGTCGGCGTGGGCGGCTTGTAGCCGAAATTGCCTCCAGGCACCGTGATATTGGCCTGCGGGCTGACGCCGGATGTGGAGGTTGGCGTGGTGGCTGTCAATCCGGAGAGCGGAGCCGAGGCGGCGACCACTTCGATCTTGTAAGGCTTGTTGCCGAGCGACAGATTGGGAAACGAGTAACTGCCGTCGCTGCCAGTGGTCACGGTGGCCACAGAGCCGTTCTTATCGGTAGCTTTGACCGCCACGTTCTGGATGCCCGGTTCGCCGCCATCCTGAGACGCGTTGCCGTTGTTATCCCGGTAGACCTTACCGCTGATGGTTCCGGAAGACACCACGCACTTTTGCAAGAACAGATCATCGACATAGAAGTCGTTGCCTTCCGCAACCGTGGAAATATTTTTAAACGAGACCGGAACGCTGGTCTGGTTCCCAGAATTGAAGATGATCGAGCCGCGTTCCCAATCGTCGCCCCGCACCAGATTGTTGGTGACGCCGTTGGCTAAGCCTCCAGCAGAAATGGACAGTTTGGCGGCTTGGTCACTTCCACCGTAAGCCGAACTGGCCGCATGAGGCGAGCGGCCCCACAAACCGATCTCGTAGTTGGTGTTGCGCTCGACAGCAATAGTCTGGTTCAGGAAAGTGGCCTGCGAGACTGCGCCGTTGACCGCCAGGTAAGCGTCGGTGCCGCCACCGTTGGTGTGACCTGTATACGCTTGCCACGGCCCGTAGACATCAAGCAGATTGCCACTGCCATACGAGGAGGTCACGGCGTAGGTTCCCTCCGGGCGAATCCGGCCCGTGCCGTCGGTGTTGTTGGTATAGCTGTAAGGCGAACCGGGCCGGTCTGCCGATTCCAGATCCCGGTAGGTCGGCGGAGAAGTTCGGGCGATGCTGCCGAAGGTGCCGCCACTTTCCGCCGTGATCAGGTTGGGCGAAAGCGTTCCGCCCTGTTCCTGACACAGGCTTCCGAAAGTGGTCGAGGCGCTGGCCACTCCTCCC harbors:
- a CDS encoding SdrD B-like domain-containing protein, which translates into the protein MRLPRLIQPRSSAPAVLIGLLGDRPSSPEVAAPVSIPATQPWLLRLALTCAALSGGVASASTTFGSLCQEQGGTLSPNLITAESGGTFGSIARTSPPTYRDLESADRPGSPYSYTNNTDGTGRIRPEGTYAVTSSYGSGNLLDVYGPWQAYTGHTNGGGTDAYLAVNGAVSQATFLNQTIAVERNTNYEIGLWGRSPHAASSAYGGSDQAAKLSISAGGLANGVTNNLVRGDDWERGSIIFNSGNQTSVPVSFKNISTVAEGNDFYVDDLFLQKCVVSSGTISGKVYRDNNGNASQDGGEPGIQNVAVKATDKNGSVATVTTGSDGSYSFPNLSLGNKPYKIEVVAASAPLSGLTATTPTSTSGVSPQANITVPGGNFGYKPPTPTIPDSGTCTVSTPYIQSFNRSGPLAEARNHDYLSNADTVTSTTGTYTLWNQIDHSGNNGYGLYYNVANFENKNGGNLSTPGLIYESRITVPAGSTIGYENYVRSHSNSATQLQYRFYDGVSGSLLKSVNGAVVTTDYTRQIVDGFVSPSDKVVLRIYTLKDGTSADANVVKLDDIKVTCPVPATLDLKVEKTGPATANVGEVFSFTVTSSNVSQGTALNVVTTDTLPAGLNFVSADNGGTYNAPSRTVTWPTVASLAPNAKQVYSVSVSADVVSAGQSLTNVAKVATPTPETDLTNNTDQATVKITNPTVPVPDSGTCTTAAPYLQTFNSGGPLVEVRNHRYLSDANTVTNTDGTYTVWNQIDHTGNGGSALYYNIANFENKNGGNLTIPGLLYESQITVPAGSTISYENYVRSHSNTATQIQYRFYDGVTNTLLQTYNGALATTDYTKQSVPSFVSPSNKVIIRLYTLKDGTTADLNVLKLDDIKLTCPLPVAALSITKTHIPATFQVLQAGLYNIKVSNAAGSAPTSGVITVKDQLPVGIGAALPSGFSPAAGWTCTYSGEAEQGVGYAPNPNEAQLLTCTTTNVLASGSSVNLSIPVNVTPKAGSSVVNKASVGGGGDTDPIPDPATCTVGARCAQDIAPVTPLPLPPATCSTGTPTNLLASPITGYQDNDNATLQSDGKLITDAAAYSTGTGPSGSFVIDGTYYFNNGYGPVSKASTLQLIVNGTVYASFLTEDAYSGRASVVPSNGASLEGGAASLTLNRYTSSKIWVTLPSSVKSISSVQVKFISNASGGGVSDDYGFTVANALACTQPAPPKALLDKTVQNITANGPVTRDSLGKPGDVLEYCLTASNIGNTSVTKLGLGDNIPASTTAQVGGYGTGKDVKYTLPDGSTKFLTFAADGDAAQLGKDTNGITPRLFVNDTTLTLAPSKSFIVCFRATIN